The following are encoded together in the Aciduricibacillus chroicocephali genome:
- the gerD gene encoding spore germination lipoprotein GerD, protein MRRISFLLFLLLCLTLTACSGEPESRHDASYESTKKMVVDILQTDEGKKTLTEVMNDKKLKEQLVINSKETKQTITDTLTSEKGKEMWKTLFQDNDFKDAFAKSMAEEQKKLMKALMNDPEYQKQMLGLLQNEKMQEQMLRVMTSQPFREHLSNTMKETFETPALEKKLQDMMVEAAKKADEEKAKEEKKSK, encoded by the coding sequence ATGCGGCGCATATCCTTTTTGCTGTTCCTTTTGCTCTGTCTGACACTTACTGCATGCAGCGGGGAACCAGAGAGCAGGCACGATGCTTCTTATGAATCAACTAAGAAAATGGTCGTCGACATTCTGCAAACAGACGAAGGGAAGAAAACCCTTACTGAGGTAATGAATGATAAAAAGCTGAAAGAACAGCTCGTTATCAACTCTAAAGAAACAAAACAAACGATAACCGACACACTCACTTCCGAAAAGGGAAAAGAAATGTGGAAGACCCTTTTTCAAGACAATGATTTCAAAGATGCATTCGCCAAGTCAATGGCAGAAGAGCAGAAGAAGCTGATGAAAGCACTTATGAATGATCCTGAATATCAAAAACAAATGCTAGGACTCCTTCAAAATGAAAAAATGCAGGAACAGATGCTACGTGTCATGACAAGTCAGCCATTCCGCGAGCATCTTAGCAATACGATGAAGGAAACATTTGAGACACCTGCCTTAGAGAAGAAGCTGCAGGACATGATGGTTGAGGCCGCCAAGAAGGCGGATGAGGAAAAGGCCAAGGAAGAGAAAAAGTCAAAGTAA
- the pdaB gene encoding polysaccharide deacetylase family sporulation protein PdaB, which yields MGHFYVWHWKRWKRWIAVMLFSMCAATFLWFGQGGSFSVFLNQTPAALAKGNKSEKAAALTFNISWGEKRADDILDKLKEKNVQATFFISGEWAERHPDTVKRILDEKHELGMMGYSYKSYLEQEIDEVRADLNKAKETFAKLNLENITLLRPPNGHFNKEIIKLAEDMGFTVVHWSLNPNDWKNPGTDVLIDEVMSKTSNGDIVLLHASDSARQTADALNTILPGLKNKGLRLIVISEMIRQAEAKSALVD from the coding sequence TTGGGGCATTTCTATGTTTGGCACTGGAAAAGATGGAAGCGCTGGATCGCAGTCATGCTTTTCTCAATGTGTGCAGCAACATTTCTCTGGTTCGGACAAGGTGGGAGCTTTTCAGTGTTCTTGAACCAGACTCCGGCTGCATTAGCAAAAGGAAACAAATCGGAAAAAGCTGCAGCACTGACATTTAATATTAGTTGGGGAGAGAAGCGTGCAGATGACATTCTTGATAAACTAAAAGAAAAAAATGTACAAGCCACCTTCTTTATAAGTGGTGAATGGGCCGAGCGCCATCCCGATACAGTTAAACGGATTCTGGATGAAAAACATGAACTTGGCATGATGGGTTATAGCTACAAGAGCTATCTCGAACAAGAAATAGACGAAGTACGGGCTGACCTAAACAAAGCAAAGGAAACTTTTGCAAAGCTGAATCTCGAGAACATCACTCTTCTTCGTCCCCCTAACGGACACTTTAACAAGGAAATCATCAAACTTGCTGAAGATATGGGCTTTACTGTCGTCCACTGGAGCTTGAATCCGAACGACTGGAAGAACCCTGGCACCGATGTACTTATTGATGAAGTGATGAGTAAGACTTCAAACGGCGATATTGTGCTCCTTCACGCCTCAGACTCAGCCCGTCAAACGGCAGATGCTCTGAATACAATACTTCCCGGGCTTAAAAATAAAGGGTTGCGTCTTATTGTCATTAGTGAAATGATCCGGCAAGCAGAGGCTAAATCTGCATTGGTTGATTAA
- a CDS encoding (Fe-S)-binding protein has product MKVSLFITCLCDTMTPRVGRNTVEILERLGCEVDFPELQTCCGQPAYNSGYFKQSKEAMKQMMRAFEHSEYVVGPSGSCVAMLREYAHIFKDDPEWAEQAEALAKKSYELTQFLVEVLKVTDVGSTFKGKVTYHPSCHMTRLLGVKDAPRILLDHVEGLELVPLPLASDCCGFGGTFAVKSPIISEQMVQEKARHVIETEAEYLVGGDMGCLMNIGGRLRRMGERVRVIHISEILNHCD; this is encoded by the coding sequence TTGAAGGTTTCTCTATTTATAACGTGCTTGTGCGATACAATGACGCCGCGTGTCGGTAGAAATACAGTAGAAATTTTGGAACGTCTCGGTTGTGAAGTGGATTTCCCAGAGTTGCAGACTTGTTGTGGGCAACCTGCTTATAACAGTGGCTACTTTAAACAATCTAAAGAAGCGATGAAACAGATGATGCGGGCCTTTGAGCATTCAGAATACGTAGTTGGACCGTCGGGGTCTTGTGTAGCAATGTTGAGAGAGTATGCGCATATTTTCAAAGACGACCCTGAGTGGGCGGAGCAGGCTGAAGCACTTGCTAAGAAATCTTATGAACTCACTCAATTCCTTGTAGAAGTACTTAAAGTAACAGATGTTGGTTCAACATTCAAAGGAAAAGTGACCTATCATCCTTCGTGCCATATGACGCGCCTGCTTGGTGTAAAAGACGCGCCGCGTATTCTTCTTGATCATGTAGAGGGCTTGGAATTGGTTCCTCTGCCGCTAGCAAGCGATTGTTGCGGGTTTGGCGGTACATTTGCGGTTAAGAGTCCGATCATTTCTGAACAGATGGTACAGGAGAAGGCTCGTCATGTCATCGAAACAGAAGCAGAATATCTTGTTGGCGGAGACATGGGTTGTCTTATGAATATCGGTGGTCGGTTGAGAAGGATGGGCGAACGAGTAAGGGTCATTCATATTAGTGAAATTCTGAACCACTGCGATTAA
- the cwlD gene encoding N-acetylmuramoyl-L-alanine amidase CwlD, with translation MMKARQMILWGLGLLTLAFLIQYPIQKTDTTWKSWSLPLSGKTIVIDPGHGGFDGGAVGRDKTEEKEISLLISKRLQDYLQQAGALVFMTRETDKDLATDQKKRIASRKSEDIRNRLKMIHGKKADFFVTVHLNALPDGQWKGAQSFYYPSFDENQLLATFIQDEIKRNLENTNRQALGIQGIYLLKHAKVPGALVEVGFLSNSEELQMLKSEKYQEQMAGSIYNGILRYVTEKDEAKQKSTDAN, from the coding sequence ATGATGAAAGCGAGACAAATGATTCTATGGGGGTTGGGCCTGCTTACGCTCGCTTTCCTGATTCAATATCCAATCCAGAAGACAGATACAACATGGAAGTCATGGTCGTTGCCTTTATCAGGCAAGACAATTGTTATCGATCCTGGACATGGTGGATTTGATGGGGGAGCGGTCGGAAGGGACAAGACTGAGGAGAAAGAGATTTCTTTGCTGATTTCAAAACGACTCCAGGATTATCTCCAGCAGGCAGGTGCGCTTGTTTTTATGACGAGAGAAACGGATAAAGACCTTGCGACAGATCAGAAAAAGCGAATCGCAAGCCGAAAGTCTGAAGATATCCGTAACAGGCTCAAAATGATTCATGGGAAGAAGGCGGACTTTTTCGTTACTGTTCATTTGAATGCTTTACCGGATGGTCAATGGAAGGGTGCACAATCCTTCTACTATCCGAGCTTTGATGAGAATCAATTGCTAGCGACTTTTATACAAGATGAAATTAAGAGAAATCTTGAAAATACAAATCGGCAGGCACTCGGTATACAAGGTATTTACTTACTGAAACATGCTAAAGTTCCAGGTGCACTTGTAGAAGTCGGGTTTCTTTCTAATTCCGAAGAACTGCAAATGTTGAAGAGCGAGAAGTATCAGGAACAGATGGCGGGAAGCATCTATAACGGGATTCTTCGCTATGTGACAGAAAAAGATGAGGCAAAGCAAAAGAGTACAGATGCGAACTGA
- a CDS encoding LCP family protein, whose protein sequence is MISRKERERSKRKGKGFKRFFLLLILIVVAGAVIFGFMEYRKGLKEAGDGSYKNDGEQFGEFDGETPKSGEIKILMIGNDARQKDGGHGRSDTMMIGYYNQKTNETKLVSLMRDLYVDIPGHGKQKLNAAFSIGGPELVRQTIKENFGVDINYYAVVDFAGFPKLIDLLAPEGIKVNIPETMSYGIGMTLHPGEQTLNGKETLAYVRFRHDAQSDFGRVKRQQEVLEKVKEQALRAQTIVKLPKLLGLTDPYVDTNISNGTLFSIGKGMLLHNSKGVETMSLPVAGSYSDLRTDVGLVLNADIQQNSQALQQFLSGSK, encoded by the coding sequence ATGATATCAAGAAAAGAACGTGAACGCAGCAAGAGAAAGGGAAAAGGTTTTAAAAGATTTTTTCTATTGTTGATTTTGATCGTTGTTGCCGGTGCAGTTATATTCGGCTTTATGGAATATCGCAAAGGGCTTAAAGAAGCGGGCGATGGCAGTTATAAGAATGACGGTGAGCAATTTGGTGAGTTTGACGGTGAAACACCAAAGTCTGGGGAAATTAAAATTCTCATGATCGGAAATGATGCTCGTCAAAAAGATGGCGGTCACGGAAGATCTGACACGATGATGATCGGGTATTACAATCAAAAGACGAATGAAACAAAACTCGTATCCCTAATGCGTGATCTCTATGTAGATATTCCTGGTCATGGAAAGCAGAAACTCAATGCGGCTTTCAGTATAGGCGGTCCTGAACTTGTCCGTCAGACAATCAAGGAGAACTTCGGTGTTGATATCAATTACTATGCTGTTGTCGACTTTGCCGGTTTTCCGAAGCTAATTGATTTGCTCGCACCCGAGGGTATTAAGGTGAATATTCCTGAAACGATGTCTTACGGCATTGGTATGACATTACATCCGGGTGAGCAAACGCTGAATGGCAAGGAGACACTCGCTTACGTACGTTTCCGTCATGATGCACAGAGTGATTTTGGCCGTGTGAAAAGGCAGCAGGAAGTACTTGAAAAGGTGAAAGAGCAAGCGCTTCGTGCACAGACTATTGTCAAATTGCCAAAGCTGCTTGGTCTCACAGACCCTTATGTAGATACGAATATTAGTAATGGCACATTGTTCTCAATTGGAAAAGGCATGCTGTTGCACAATTCCAAAGGTGTAGAGACGATGAGCTTACCAGTAGCTGGATCGTACTCTGATTTACGTACAGATGTCGGTTTGGTATTGAACGCGGATATTCAACAAAACAGTCAGGCTTTGCAACAGTTCCTTTCAGGTAGTAAATAG
- a CDS encoding MFS transporter, producing MKDNIDNTQIDTNGIEKEDITVVDPQMARKAVFAAGVGNAMEWFDFGIYSYLAVTMGKVFFPNMTGTSQLVYTFATFAIAFLVRPFGGMFFGMLGDRLGRKKVLSITLIIMALATLSIGLIPSYDSIGVTATVLLLIARLVQGFSTGGEYSGAMTFIAESTADKKRGFMSSGLEVGTLVGYIAGAGLVTLLTFIIGDEKMLAWGWRIPFLIAAPIGFIGLYLRAHLEETPAFKAMEEEQAEERDHVSMKDIFLYHRKSLLIAVAIVMFYNIVYYMVLSYMPSHLSAVLGYGDTKGLLLILIVMFIMIPIVLAMGYFSDRIGIKRILIAALIGLLVLSIPAFKLIGNGNNLLVFSGLMILAVLLAAFQGTMPSLLPSLFFTDVRYGSLAITYNISASLFGGTTPLIISWLIKETSNRTMPAFYMMAACLIGIIVVALFVEETSGKALRGSPPAVEGKSEVHEAYKESKDEIWWEEEKQEIERKMEESPQ from the coding sequence ATGAAAGACAATATAGACAACACCCAGATCGACACAAATGGAATTGAAAAGGAAGACATCACTGTTGTTGACCCGCAAATGGCACGTAAGGCGGTCTTTGCGGCCGGCGTTGGGAATGCAATGGAATGGTTTGATTTCGGTATTTATTCGTATCTTGCTGTAACAATGGGCAAAGTGTTTTTCCCCAATATGACAGGTACATCTCAACTTGTCTATACATTTGCCACGTTCGCAATAGCTTTCCTCGTCCGTCCTTTTGGCGGCATGTTCTTCGGTATGCTTGGAGACCGTCTTGGGAGAAAGAAGGTACTCTCCATCACTCTTATTATCATGGCATTAGCTACATTAAGTATCGGCTTGATTCCGAGCTATGATTCAATTGGTGTGACGGCGACTGTCTTACTCCTCATCGCCCGGCTTGTACAGGGGTTTTCCACTGGCGGTGAATATTCGGGTGCGATGACCTTTATTGCGGAATCCACTGCTGATAAGAAACGAGGCTTCATGTCAAGTGGTCTAGAAGTCGGTACGCTTGTCGGCTATATTGCAGGAGCAGGACTTGTAACATTGCTAACATTTATTATAGGTGATGAAAAGATGCTTGCCTGGGGTTGGCGTATTCCTTTCCTGATTGCTGCACCAATTGGATTTATCGGTCTTTATCTGCGTGCACATTTGGAAGAAACACCGGCATTTAAAGCAATGGAAGAGGAGCAGGCTGAGGAACGCGATCATGTATCAATGAAAGATATTTTTCTATATCATCGTAAATCGTTGCTGATCGCTGTCGCAATTGTCATGTTCTACAACATTGTTTATTATATGGTTCTATCCTATATGCCATCCCATTTGAGCGCTGTACTTGGCTATGGTGATACGAAGGGACTTCTGCTTATTCTTATTGTGATGTTCATTATGATCCCAATCGTACTGGCAATGGGGTATTTCAGTGACCGGATCGGTATTAAGAGAATTCTCATTGCTGCACTGATTGGCCTGCTCGTATTGTCAATACCAGCGTTCAAGCTAATTGGCAACGGGAACAATCTGCTTGTTTTTAGTGGTCTAATGATTCTTGCTGTCCTGCTCGCGGCTTTCCAGGGGACGATGCCATCTCTCTTGCCGTCATTATTCTTCACAGATGTTCGTTATGGAAGTCTAGCCATCACGTATAACATATCAGCATCTCTCTTTGGCGGTACAACACCTCTTATCATTTCATGGCTAATTAAAGAGACATCGAATCGGACAATGCCAGCGTTTTATATGATGGCTGCCTGTCTGATTGGTATTATTGTTGTTGCTTTATTCGTCGAAGAAACATCAGGAAAAGCATTGCGAGGTTCTCCGCCAGCTGTAGAGGGTAAATCCGAAGTACATGAAGCGTACAAGGAATCCAAAGATGAAATCTGGTGGGAGGAAGAAAAGCAGGAAATTGAAAGAAAGATGGAAGAATCACCACAGTGA
- a CDS encoding P-loop NTPase — MLTKDEVIELLNPVKDPHLHVTLKETGGIEEVKIKEEKQHVSVKIGIAKPNTAEQMQLQNELVEILKKSGASTVGLRFSQLPDFIINKFAGETEKEEPKTLLNSPNPPKFIAVASGKGGVGKSTVTVNLAIALARLGRKVGIIDADIYGFSVPDMMGIDKRPSVEGNKIHPVERFGVKVISMGFFVEDNSPIIWRGPMLGKMFNSFFKEVDWGELDYLLLDLPPGTGDMAMNVQETLPSCKEIIVTTPHPTAAFVASRAGQMAIKARHEILGVIENMSYYDSKKTGEREYIFGKGGGDKLAETLDTVVVGRLPIEQPYDNEDEFAPSVYQEDHPLGIAYKEIAAEIADHLEE; from the coding sequence TTGCTGACAAAAGATGAAGTAATCGAATTGCTCAACCCTGTAAAGGACCCGCATCTTCATGTTACTTTGAAAGAAACAGGCGGGATAGAAGAAGTAAAGATTAAGGAAGAAAAACAGCATGTCAGTGTGAAGATTGGGATTGCAAAACCAAATACTGCTGAGCAAATGCAATTACAGAATGAACTGGTGGAAATTCTGAAAAAGAGCGGAGCTTCTACAGTTGGTCTTCGTTTCTCTCAACTTCCGGATTTCATTATCAATAAATTTGCTGGTGAAACAGAAAAAGAGGAACCGAAAACACTGCTTAATTCCCCGAATCCACCGAAGTTCATCGCTGTAGCGAGCGGAAAAGGCGGGGTCGGAAAATCTACAGTTACGGTTAACCTCGCTATCGCTCTTGCAAGGCTAGGACGCAAAGTTGGAATAATCGATGCAGATATTTATGGATTTAGTGTTCCCGATATGATGGGGATAGACAAGCGTCCTTCGGTTGAAGGCAATAAAATTCATCCGGTTGAGCGCTTTGGTGTTAAAGTCATTTCAATGGGCTTCTTCGTAGAGGACAATTCACCAATCATTTGGCGCGGCCCGATGCTTGGCAAAATGTTCAACAGTTTCTTCAAGGAGGTCGACTGGGGAGAGCTTGACTACTTACTTCTCGACTTGCCGCCTGGAACTGGGGATATGGCGATGAATGTTCAGGAAACATTGCCATCTTGTAAGGAAATCATTGTAACGACACCACACCCAACAGCAGCATTCGTTGCTTCTCGTGCTGGCCAGATGGCAATTAAGGCTAGACATGAGATTCTTGGCGTCATTGAGAATATGTCCTACTATGACAGCAAAAAAACAGGTGAGCGCGAATATATCTTTGGAAAAGGTGGAGGGGACAAGCTTGCCGAAACTTTGGACACAGTTGTAGTCGGTCGCCTTCCGATTGAACAGCCGTATGATAATGAGGACGAATTTGCGCCATCTGTTTATCAGGAAGATCATCCTTTGGGGATTGCTTATAAGGAGATTGCCGCAGAAATAGCGGATCATCTTGAAGAGTAA
- a CDS encoding chemotaxis protein CheX, which produces MSIQLLRDQEPWTTELLNMTVTALKNVVPLSPKVTPPKVLRSELEMTYGVLIGFTGDLKGNLVIRGDVNTFGNLGQVMFGMPLQDEMLQSFTGELGNMLAGSMATLVSLEGRATDITAPTVMQGSSILAGYEQSIMLSVHYEMVGKLDIFLMLKE; this is translated from the coding sequence ATGAGTATACAGCTACTTAGGGATCAGGAGCCATGGACGACGGAGTTGCTTAACATGACAGTAACTGCTTTAAAAAATGTCGTGCCATTGTCTCCTAAAGTAACACCGCCAAAGGTGCTAAGAAGTGAATTGGAAATGACTTATGGTGTTTTGATCGGATTCACTGGAGACTTAAAGGGGAACCTCGTCATCAGGGGAGATGTCAATACATTTGGTAATCTGGGACAGGTGATGTTTGGGATGCCATTGCAAGATGAGATGCTTCAATCGTTTACTGGAGAATTGGGTAATATGCTTGCTGGTTCCATGGCTACACTTGTTTCATTGGAAGGTAGAGCTACAGATATAACAGCTCCGACGGTCATGCAGGGAAGCTCCATTCTCGCTGGCTATGAACAATCCATTATGCTTTCGGTTCATTATGAAATGGTGGGCAAACTGGATATTTTCCTTATGTTAAAAGAGTAA
- a CDS encoding helix-turn-helix domain-containing protein, with amino-acid sequence MDAGKKIGQLLHERGMSMRSLARRSGIDAATISRLVKGERRPTLHHLKEIAACFDIPVRFFVEEEEQSLSFSEEVSHLLPDGHVSMETVEHYLKVCQKGAATVEGRHKVMSEFLPKLEQIAGQGSFINRLKLFYQRFSDRKGTKQELVLMGGVLLYFIMPYDAIPDYLFPIGYLDDALAAQLVARKLSDE; translated from the coding sequence ATGGATGCTGGGAAGAAAATCGGGCAGTTATTACATGAACGCGGTATGTCCATGCGTTCACTTGCACGCCGGAGTGGAATCGATGCGGCAACCATTTCGCGGCTTGTAAAAGGTGAGCGCCGTCCGACACTTCATCATCTTAAGGAAATAGCAGCTTGTTTTGATATTCCAGTTCGTTTCTTTGTTGAAGAAGAAGAGCAGTCGCTGTCCTTTAGTGAAGAGGTTAGCCACTTGTTGCCGGACGGCCATGTTTCCATGGAGACAGTTGAGCATTACCTGAAAGTCTGTCAAAAGGGGGCGGCAACAGTGGAAGGCAGACACAAAGTTATGTCAGAATTCCTGCCAAAGCTTGAGCAGATTGCAGGTCAGGGCTCCTTCATCAACAGGTTAAAGCTTTTCTACCAGCGCTTTTCTGATCGAAAAGGAACGAAGCAAGAGCTAGTATTGATGGGCGGTGTCTTACTCTACTTCATTATGCCATATGATGCGATACCAGATTACCTTTTCCCAATTGGGTATTTGGATGATGCATTGGCAGCCCAGCTTGTTGCAAGAAAACTTTCTGATGAATAA
- a CDS encoding EAL and HDOD domain-containing protein, with protein sequence MPNMNIFVGRQPILNRRGDIYAYELLYRNSEQNTFPDVDPERATLGVLVNTFLSIGVDQVVNHRLSFINFPQGLLEKSLFTKLDPNQVVIEILEDVEFTPLVISRIAAFREAGFKVALDDYILQKKHMKYATELFSLINFIKVDYLNSSVMERRRVESLKERFPHIALLAEKVETEEDFEDAKARGYTLFQGYFFAKPEIVKSREIPSNIALHFHVIQQLNSSDANIDRISGLIEHDVSLSYKFLRYINSLAFEIPNKVASIRQAIMLMGIDEARKWMQVLVLYDMGQGAGNGRNRALVDYSLSRAKFCELVAKDKGKKNSDEYFLTGMFSLIDAIMRTRLEDILALLPLSDEVTRTLNGEHTEIFDYLELAKAMEVLDLDRVKEYARKIGISIDDLSEHSKRAQRWMSQFD encoded by the coding sequence ATGCCGAATATGAATATTTTTGTAGGGCGTCAGCCAATCCTTAACCGGAGAGGCGATATCTACGCATATGAATTGCTCTATCGGAACAGTGAACAGAATACATTCCCTGATGTAGACCCGGAAAGGGCGACACTTGGTGTACTTGTTAATACCTTCCTTTCAATAGGTGTGGATCAGGTCGTAAATCACAGGCTATCATTTATTAATTTTCCACAAGGTCTTTTGGAGAAGAGTCTGTTCACAAAGCTAGATCCCAACCAAGTCGTTATTGAAATATTGGAAGATGTAGAATTTACGCCCCTTGTCATTTCTCGTATTGCTGCTTTTAGAGAAGCGGGTTTTAAGGTTGCGCTTGATGACTATATTCTTCAAAAAAAACATATGAAGTATGCTACAGAGCTTTTCAGCCTTATCAATTTCATAAAAGTTGACTATCTTAATTCGAGTGTTATGGAAAGACGGCGTGTTGAGTCACTTAAAGAAAGATTTCCGCATATTGCTCTATTAGCGGAAAAAGTCGAGACAGAAGAAGATTTTGAAGATGCTAAGGCTCGTGGGTATACACTTTTCCAAGGTTATTTTTTCGCAAAGCCGGAAATTGTCAAAAGCCGCGAAATTCCTTCTAATATTGCTTTGCATTTCCATGTGATCCAGCAGCTGAATTCATCAGATGCGAATATAGATAGGATCTCCGGATTAATTGAGCATGATGTTTCTCTATCCTATAAATTTCTTCGTTATATCAATTCTTTAGCATTCGAGATTCCGAACAAAGTAGCCTCTATTCGTCAGGCAATTATGCTAATGGGAATTGATGAAGCAAGAAAGTGGATGCAAGTACTTGTCCTTTATGATATGGGTCAAGGAGCGGGTAATGGACGAAACAGAGCACTAGTCGATTATTCGCTGTCACGAGCCAAGTTTTGCGAGTTGGTAGCAAAAGATAAAGGGAAGAAAAACTCCGATGAGTACTTCCTTACTGGTATGTTTTCACTTATTGATGCGATCATGAGGACAAGACTGGAAGATATTCTTGCCTTGCTTCCGCTTTCTGATGAGGTGACACGGACTCTTAACGGTGAGCATACTGAGATTTTTGACTACCTTGAACTGGCCAAAGCCATGGAGGTGCTTGACTTGGATAGGGTGAAAGAGTATGCCCGGAAGATCGGCATCTCTATAGATGATCTGAGTGAGCATTCCAAGAGAGCACAGCGTTGGATGTCCCAATTTGATTAA
- a CDS encoding zinc-finger domain-containing protein, whose protein sequence is MEADFSVLYSIFCKRFLHIKIRKEEGQCGAYPFCCSFCSV, encoded by the coding sequence GTGGAAGCTGATTTTTCTGTTCTCTACAGCATATTTTGCAAACGTTTTCTCCATATTAAGATTAGGAAGGAGGAGGGACAATGCGGCGCATATCCTTTTTGCTGTTCCTTTTGCTCTGTCTGA
- a CDS encoding nucleoside deaminase, producing MEHTKFLRQAIELALANTDESGAQPFGSVIVRDGEVIATGVNEIAAHNDPTAHAEIQAIRKACEKLEQPELSGCVLYASSRPCPLCVEAIGWANLDAVYYAASFEEAGEAGFEPSADWQRPFERIDMNGMQLEPFRKWDAVKN from the coding sequence ATGGAGCATACTAAATTTCTTCGCCAGGCAATAGAGCTGGCACTTGCGAATACAGATGAGAGCGGAGCACAGCCGTTCGGATCCGTCATTGTAAGGGATGGGGAAGTGATCGCAACCGGTGTCAATGAAATTGCAGCTCACAATGATCCGACAGCTCATGCTGAGATTCAGGCAATACGTAAAGCATGTGAGAAGTTGGAGCAACCTGAGCTTTCCGGTTGTGTGCTATATGCGAGCAGCCGACCATGCCCACTATGTGTAGAAGCAATCGGGTGGGCGAACTTAGATGCAGTCTACTACGCGGCTTCGTTTGAAGAAGCAGGGGAAGCGGGATTTGAACCGTCTGCAGATTGGCAGCGGCCGTTTGAGCGTATCGATATGAATGGTATGCAGCTCGAACCATTCCGTAAATGGGACGCTGTGAAAAATTAA
- a CDS encoding KinB-signaling pathway activation protein yields MTSRKLVGLFFKTLLFGGIAGLLSSFFIEWERYAAVMNPFDFMEILGLLLFFTGLGLVFSAVSQTGFFAYLFINQFGLGIFRSYWKTVQIVLIAFVVFDLVYFPYQEAKGSIPLYMFILMSASILVYGLIVAKIKAQQTNQTAFIPALFLMVVMTALEWVPGLRVSGYEYALLMIIPLLVCNTYQLLILHKLSQIGEAKGKVDKTPAKKAVRV; encoded by the coding sequence ATGACGAGCCGCAAATTGGTTGGCCTTTTTTTTAAGACTTTGCTGTTTGGCGGTATAGCTGGTTTGCTATCGAGCTTTTTTATCGAATGGGAGCGGTATGCTGCTGTAATGAATCCGTTTGATTTTATGGAGATTCTTGGTCTTTTGCTATTTTTCACTGGCCTGGGTCTCGTATTCAGTGCAGTCAGCCAGACTGGTTTTTTCGCTTACCTATTCATCAATCAGTTCGGCCTCGGCATCTTTCGTTCATATTGGAAAACGGTGCAAATTGTATTGATAGCCTTTGTTGTATTTGATTTGGTCTATTTTCCTTATCAGGAGGCAAAGGGAAGCATACCACTTTATATGTTCATCCTTATGTCGGCTTCCATTTTGGTATATGGTCTAATTGTGGCGAAGATTAAAGCACAACAGACAAATCAAACTGCTTTTATCCCTGCACTTTTTCTAATGGTTGTCATGACTGCATTGGAATGGGTTCCTGGATTGCGTGTGAGCGGTTATGAGTATGCTTTGTTAATGATTATTCCGCTGCTTGTCTGTAATACATATCAGCTGCTTATCCTGCACAAGCTCTCACAGATCGGTGAAGCAAAGGGGAAAGTTGATAAAACTCCAGCGAAGAAAGCTGTCAGGGTATAA